A genomic stretch from Candidatus Thiothrix anitrata includes:
- the fabZ gene encoding 3-hydroxyacyl-ACP dehydratase FabZ, whose product MGTMNVEQIRNYLPHRYPFLLVDRVVEYEVGKSLTAIKNVTVNEPWVNGHFPHQPIMPGVLIIEALAQATGLLGFRTMGEEPQTDTLYLLVAVDNARFKQAVVPGDQLVMQVELVKRKGIMWVFKAEARVDGKLAVSAELMCAAKKEKAA is encoded by the coding sequence ATGGGCACGATGAATGTTGAGCAGATCAGAAACTACCTTCCACACCGTTATCCTTTTTTGTTGGTAGACCGTGTTGTTGAATACGAAGTAGGTAAGTCGCTGACCGCTATTAAGAATGTGACGGTAAATGAACCGTGGGTCAACGGACATTTTCCGCACCAGCCTATCATGCCGGGTGTGCTCATTATTGAGGCGTTGGCACAGGCTACGGGGTTGCTGGGTTTTCGTACTATGGGTGAAGAACCGCAAACTGATACATTGTATTTGTTGGTGGCGGTGGACAATGCGCGTTTTAAGCAGGCCGTTGTACCGGGTGATCAGTTGGTGATGCAGGTGGAGCTGGTAAAGCGTAAAGGCATCATGTGGGTGTTCAAAGCTGAAGCCCGCGTAGATGGCAAATTAGCCGTATCCGCAGAACTGATGTGTGCCGCGAAAAAAGAGAAAGCAGCTTGA
- the rnhB gene encoding ribonuclease HII, with product MLIAGVDEVGRGPLAGAVVAAAVILDPNQPIAGLNDSKKLTAKRREQLALEIRAKALAWSLGRAEVAEIDEINILQATFLAMQRALKGLTIQPDLVKIDGNRCPELPAYTMQAIVGGDATVAEISAASILAKVVRDAELVELDKTYPQYGFAKHKGYGTAQHLAALQEFGATPHHRTSFAPVRKVLEAGE from the coding sequence ATGTTAATTGCAGGTGTTGATGAAGTTGGGCGCGGGCCACTCGCTGGAGCCGTGGTCGCAGCCGCCGTCATTCTTGACCCGAATCAACCGATTGCTGGGTTGAATGACTCGAAAAAACTTACGGCTAAACGTCGCGAACAACTCGCGTTAGAAATTCGTGCCAAAGCTTTGGCATGGAGTTTAGGGCGTGCCGAAGTCGCCGAAATCGACGAAATCAATATTTTGCAAGCTACCTTTTTAGCAATGCAGCGTGCCTTGAAAGGGCTGACGATTCAGCCGGATTTGGTGAAAATTGACGGCAATCGTTGCCCGGAATTGCCCGCTTACACCATGCAGGCGATTGTCGGGGGAGACGCGACTGTCGCTGAAATTAGCGCGGCTTCGATTTTAGCGAAAGTAGTGCGCGATGCTGAATTGGTAGAGCTGGATAAAACGTATCCACAATACGGTTTTGCGAAACACAAAGGCTACGGAACCGCACAACATTTAGCCGCTTTACAGGAATTTGGCGCAACGCCACACCATCGCACCAGCTTTGCACCCGTGCGCAAAGTGTTAGAAGCAGGGGAATGA
- a CDS encoding gamma carbonic anhydrase family protein → MTVTRFEDHVPAIHPTAYVDAMAYVSGQTTLAEGVSIWPTAVVRGDINRIQIGRLTNVQDGAVLHVTHGGEYTRPDGLPLIIGEEVTIGHRAVLHACTISNRCLVGMGAIVLDAVVVEDDVIIGAGSLVPPGKVLHSGYLYVGSPVKQARELTAKERAYLRYSAEYYRKLAERTRASAS, encoded by the coding sequence ATGACAGTGACACGCTTTGAAGACCATGTTCCGGCAATTCATCCCACCGCTTACGTCGACGCGATGGCGTATGTCAGTGGGCAAACCACGCTGGCGGAAGGCGTGTCAATCTGGCCGACCGCAGTGGTGCGTGGGGATATTAATCGCATTCAGATCGGGCGTTTAACCAATGTGCAAGACGGCGCGGTGTTGCATGTTACCCACGGTGGCGAATATACCCGCCCTGACGGTTTACCACTGATCATTGGCGAAGAAGTTACCATCGGACACCGTGCGGTGTTACATGCTTGTACTATTAGTAATCGTTGTTTGGTTGGCATGGGCGCGATTGTGTTGGACGCTGTGGTGGTGGAAGACGACGTAATCATTGGTGCAGGTAGTCTTGTACCACCCGGAAAAGTGTTGCATAGCGGCTACTTATACGTTGGTAGCCCAGTCAAGCAGGCGCGTGAGCTTACCGCTAAAGAAAGGGCTTATTTACGTTATTCGGCGGAATATTACCGGAAATTAGCTGAGCGCACTCGCGCTAGTGCGTCATGA
- a CDS encoding low molecular weight protein-tyrosine-phosphatase, translated as MKKVKVLFVCMGNICRSPTAQGVFERLVQAEGVSEHVVIDSAGTHAYHIGSPPDKRSQAAAKRRGLDLSEQRARKVSAADIEAFDYILVMDHSNLYDLEDLVAESQRERVNLFMHFSERWDVDEVPDPYYGGDSGFERVLDMVEDAAAGLLMHIRRHHW; from the coding sequence ATGAAGAAAGTTAAAGTGTTATTTGTCTGCATGGGCAATATTTGCCGTTCGCCCACGGCACAGGGTGTTTTTGAGCGTTTGGTACAGGCTGAGGGGGTGTCAGAACATGTTGTCATTGATTCTGCCGGTACTCATGCGTACCACATTGGTAGTCCACCTGATAAGCGGTCGCAGGCCGCAGCAAAGCGTCGTGGTTTGGATTTGTCGGAGCAGCGTGCTCGCAAAGTAAGTGCCGCAGATATTGAGGCATTTGATTATATTTTAGTGATGGATCATTCTAATTTGTACGACTTGGAGGATTTGGTGGCTGAATCACAGCGTGAGCGGGTGAATTTATTTATGCACTTTTCGGAGCGTTGGGATGTGGATGAGGTTCCTGATCCGTATTACGGTGGTGATAGTGGTTTTGAGCGGGTTTTAGATATGGTAGAAGATGCGGCGGCGGGATTGCTGATGCATATCCGCCGCCACCATTGGTAG
- the lpxD gene encoding UDP-3-O-(3-hydroxymyristoyl)glucosamine N-acyltransferase, translating to MTQAYSLAALADYTCSTLQGDGALCFASVAAIDQASVNDLSYVRGGKYRHYLETSTAGALILPPELATNYAGSCLVNTDPYLAYAKIVALLYPVPRPAAGIHPSAAIAADVVLGEGVSVAAHAVIEAGTVLEAGAIIGAGCVIGESCHVGAQTRLHPHVTLAYQTQVGQRCIIHSGAVLGADGFGFAPDRGMWYKIPQVGNVVVGDDVEIGANTTIDRAALGSTRIGNGVKLDNLIQIGHNTQIGDHTAIAACTAIAGSVQIGKHCQIAGMCAIAGHLSIADGVIVTGTSMVSHSITDAGVYSSGTSVTENAVWRKNAARFNQLDKLARRVAALEKQLADLQNKDLD from the coding sequence ATGACCCAAGCTTACTCACTGGCAGCGTTAGCAGACTATACCTGCTCCACTTTGCAAGGGGACGGGGCTTTGTGTTTTGCGTCGGTGGCGGCAATTGATCAGGCATCGGTTAATGATTTAAGTTATGTGCGCGGCGGCAAATACCGTCATTACCTTGAAACCAGTACTGCGGGTGCGTTGATTTTGCCGCCGGAATTGGCGACGAATTATGCGGGATCTTGTCTGGTTAATACCGATCCTTACCTCGCTTATGCCAAAATTGTGGCGTTGTTATACCCCGTTCCGCGCCCTGCCGCAGGCATTCACCCTAGTGCAGCGATTGCGGCTGATGTCGTGTTAGGTGAGGGTGTCAGTGTTGCTGCTCATGCGGTGATTGAGGCCGGTACTGTACTGGAGGCAGGTGCAATAATCGGCGCAGGCTGTGTGATTGGTGAGAGTTGTCACGTTGGTGCGCAAACCCGCCTTCACCCGCACGTCACCTTGGCCTACCAAACCCAGGTGGGGCAACGTTGTATTATTCATTCCGGCGCGGTGTTAGGAGCGGACGGCTTTGGTTTTGCGCCTGATCGGGGTATGTGGTACAAGATTCCTCAAGTGGGCAATGTCGTGGTTGGTGATGACGTGGAAATTGGTGCAAATACCACCATTGACCGTGCTGCATTAGGTTCTACGCGCATTGGCAATGGAGTCAAATTGGATAATTTAATCCAAATTGGGCACAACACGCAGATTGGTGATCACACCGCGATTGCTGCTTGTACAGCTATTGCTGGCAGTGTGCAAATTGGTAAACATTGTCAAATTGCCGGAATGTGTGCGATTGCAGGGCATTTAAGTATTGCCGACGGTGTAATCGTGACCGGCACTAGTATGGTGTCACACTCTATCACTGATGCAGGTGTGTATTCATCTGGGACATCGGTAACAGAAAATGCGGTTTGGCGTAAAAATGCTGCCCGCTTCAATCAATTGGATAAACTCGCCCGCCGCGTGGCGGCGTTGGAAAAGCAATTGGCAGATTTACAGAACAAGGATTTAGATTGA
- the lpxB gene encoding lipid-A-disaccharide synthase: MKRIAIVAGEASGDLLAARLIRALRESCPDCQFEGIAGAEMQAAGCHTLFPLEKLSVMGLIEVLKHLPELLSIRKQLLQRWQNDPPDVFIGVDAPDFNLPLAAKLHACGIPTVHYVSPSVWAWRQKRVRKMQGNIDLMLTLFPFEARFYHEHGIAAEFVGHPLADEVSFDASRDSARQQLGLPLDAPILAILPGSRSSEVRYLAPDFLQAAQQLCQQNPDLVCVTPVVNARLREELVMLQQRYVPDLPLILLDGQSRTLMQAADYILLASGTAVLEGMLAGRLMVAAYRVHPLTAWLLRTFKLLKTQFVTLPNNLANEALVSELLQEAVTPDAVAQAVAQMMHLPTQRRDYVLQCFQRLHGELRRDASRSAARAIMGRLWK, translated from the coding sequence ATGAAGCGTATTGCTATTGTCGCCGGTGAAGCATCGGGGGATTTGTTGGCAGCGCGTTTAATCCGTGCGTTACGTGAATCTTGCCCCGATTGTCAGTTTGAAGGTATTGCCGGAGCAGAAATGCAAGCGGCGGGCTGCCACACGCTGTTTCCCCTTGAAAAGCTTTCCGTAATGGGCTTGATTGAAGTCCTCAAACACCTGCCTGAACTGCTCAGTATCCGTAAACAGTTATTGCAACGCTGGCAAAATGATCCGCCCGATGTGTTTATCGGGGTGGATGCGCCCGATTTCAATTTACCTTTAGCAGCGAAATTACACGCTTGCGGCATTCCTACGGTGCATTACGTTAGCCCCTCGGTATGGGCTTGGCGGCAAAAGCGCGTGCGTAAAATGCAGGGTAATATTGATTTAATGCTGACCTTATTCCCGTTTGAGGCGCGTTTTTATCATGAACACGGCATTGCAGCGGAATTTGTCGGGCATCCACTGGCAGATGAAGTTAGCTTTGATGCAAGCCGTGACAGTGCGCGGCAGCAATTGGGTTTGCCGTTAGATGCACCGATTTTAGCGATTTTACCCGGTAGTCGCAGCAGTGAAGTGCGTTACCTTGCCCCCGACTTTTTGCAAGCTGCGCAACAATTGTGCCAGCAAAACCCGGATTTAGTCTGCGTCACACCGGTCGTTAACGCCCGTTTACGCGAGGAATTAGTGATGCTCCAGCAACGCTATGTCCCTGATTTACCGCTTATTTTACTTGATGGGCAATCGCGTACTTTGATGCAGGCGGCGGATTACATCCTGTTAGCTTCCGGTACGGCGGTGTTGGAAGGTATGTTAGCTGGGCGTTTAATGGTGGCGGCGTATCGGGTTCATCCGTTAACTGCGTGGTTGTTGCGCACCTTTAAACTGCTGAAAACCCAGTTTGTGACCTTGCCTAATAATTTAGCCAATGAAGCGTTAGTGTCGGAATTGTTGCAAGAAGCGGTAACACCCGATGCGGTGGCGCAGGCAGTAGCACAAATGATGCATTTACCCACACAACGGCGCGATTATGTATTGCAGTGCTTTCAACGGCTGCATGGTGAGTTGCGTCGCGATGCCAGCAGGAGTGCTGCGCGTGCCATTATGGGAAGACTATGGAAGTGA
- a CDS encoding OmpH family outer membrane protein: protein MNGLLTFIQQAVRHGLLAVLLLPALVLAENNAAERPFRIAIVDVSVLLENSPQSKAANEKLKSTFVPREESLNQEQQAIQRLEEALTLRIDAGTISEVDKLEQQRELRDRKRKNVRALEDFREEVRTARDLAVDSLQSQIVLAIGEVRETEQIDVVLRESDYIVASNRIEITSKVMQHLEQKFQADQATATSAETPRKE, encoded by the coding sequence GTGAACGGCTTACTCACCTTTATACAACAAGCAGTGCGTCATGGGCTACTCGCTGTTTTGTTGTTGCCCGCCTTGGTGCTTGCCGAAAATAATGCGGCAGAACGCCCGTTCCGTATCGCTATTGTGGATGTGTCCGTTTTGTTAGAAAACTCACCACAATCTAAAGCCGCCAATGAAAAGCTTAAATCGACTTTTGTACCGCGTGAAGAAAGCTTGAATCAGGAGCAGCAAGCAATTCAGCGGCTTGAAGAGGCGTTAACCCTCCGTATTGATGCGGGTACGATTTCCGAGGTCGATAAACTAGAGCAACAACGTGAATTACGTGACCGTAAGCGTAAAAATGTTCGTGCTTTAGAAGATTTTCGTGAGGAAGTGCGCACTGCACGTGATCTCGCAGTCGATAGTTTGCAAAGTCAAATCGTTTTGGCCATTGGTGAAGTGCGTGAGACTGAACAAATTGATGTGGTGTTGCGCGAAAGTGATTACATTGTTGCCAGTAACCGTATTGAGATTACCAGCAAGGTTATGCAGCATCTGGAGCAAAAATTCCAAGCTGACCAAGCCACAGCGACTTCCGCAGAAACGCCTCGTAAGGAATAG
- a CDS encoding class II aldolase/adducin family protein, with protein sequence MEVIKEGVIQYRLHVTSQALPATLAIAELEACRARLFAHGLIGQDPKRYDGLGYGNVSVRAVLEDNPNAFLITGSQTGCLSQLKRQDYALVTACDPQANELFALGEIAPSSEAMTHAVIYQILPQIQAIIHVHSEYLWQNAQQLMLPCTAVNIPYGTPQMAAAVQSIVLAQGVPQGILAMLGHTDGIVTWGATLVEAEQQLIQSLIF encoded by the coding sequence ATGGAAGTGATCAAGGAAGGCGTTATTCAGTACCGTTTGCACGTAACGAGCCAAGCATTACCAGCGACATTAGCGATTGCTGAGTTAGAGGCTTGTCGGGCACGTTTGTTTGCACATGGATTGATTGGGCAGGATCCTAAGCGTTACGATGGCTTGGGCTACGGTAATGTCAGCGTGCGAGCAGTGTTGGAGGATAATCCCAACGCATTTTTGATTACCGGTTCGCAAACAGGGTGCTTGTCGCAGTTGAAACGTCAAGATTACGCGTTAGTCACGGCATGTGATCCGCAGGCGAATGAGTTATTCGCATTGGGTGAGATTGCGCCCTCATCCGAGGCCATGACACATGCGGTTATTTACCAAATATTGCCGCAAATTCAGGCCATTATCCATGTTCATTCGGAGTATTTGTGGCAGAATGCGCAGCAGTTAATGCTTCCTTGTACTGCGGTTAATATTCCTTACGGTACGCCGCAAATGGCGGCTGCGGTGCAGTCTATCGTGTTGGCACAAGGTGTACCGCAGGGTATTTTAGCAATGCTAGGGCACACTGATGGCATTGTAACCTGGGGGGCAACACTCGTTGAAGCAGAGCAGCAGCTTATCCAATCGTTGATATTTTAA
- the rseP gene encoding RIP metalloprotease RseP — protein sequence MSLLIIIPAFLVTIGILVTVHEFGHYWVARRLGVKVLRFSVGFGKPLWTRVSKDADRVEYVIAALPLGGYVKMLDEREFDENTQIPEKELHRAFNRQVLWKRAAIVFAGPLANFLLAIAVYALTFVLGVDTFRPVVEVRKDTPAALAGFQTGDTLTAINGEAVTSWDDLHMLLIEDYLTSPRLEISVTTPEGNNVQRVLDLGDKPMFKDETDFLNKAGLGLWMRGIGIAGVLEGSAAAQAGLQAGDKVLSVGGTAPQSVQDFIQIIQQHAEQTIALQIRRGDNDVSINVTPQSKDLDGKTVGSLGANVGAYMTDAVRAELAFTQRYGVFDALWLGMVKTKQMSVVTLKLMGRMLTGEVALKNISGPVTIAQFAGTTASIGLGAFLGFLAIVSISLGVLNLLPIPMLDGGHLMYYLVEWVKGSPVSAEVEAVGLRIGMALIGCLMVLALYNDFMRLMN from the coding sequence ATGAGCTTGCTTATTATTATTCCCGCATTTCTTGTCACTATCGGTATCTTGGTTACCGTGCATGAGTTTGGTCACTACTGGGTTGCTCGGCGTTTGGGCGTGAAAGTATTACGCTTTTCCGTCGGTTTTGGTAAGCCTTTGTGGACACGGGTTTCAAAAGACGCTGACCGGGTGGAATACGTGATTGCCGCGTTGCCTCTAGGTGGTTACGTGAAGATGCTTGACGAGCGCGAGTTTGACGAGAATACCCAAATCCCTGAAAAGGAATTGCATCGTGCGTTTAATCGTCAGGTGTTGTGGAAGCGTGCAGCGATTGTGTTTGCCGGGCCGTTAGCTAATTTCTTGTTGGCGATTGCGGTGTATGCCCTGACTTTTGTATTGGGTGTGGATACGTTCCGTCCGGTAGTGGAAGTGCGTAAAGATACGCCAGCGGCACTGGCAGGATTCCAGACCGGTGACACTCTGACGGCTATTAATGGTGAGGCAGTGACATCTTGGGATGATTTGCATATGTTGTTGATAGAGGATTACCTCACATCCCCGCGTCTGGAAATCAGCGTCACCACGCCCGAGGGCAATAATGTGCAGCGTGTGTTGGATTTGGGGGATAAACCCATGTTCAAAGATGAAACCGACTTCTTGAATAAGGCCGGGTTGGGGTTGTGGATGCGTGGTATTGGCATCGCTGGAGTGCTGGAAGGTTCCGCTGCCGCGCAAGCGGGTTTACAGGCCGGTGATAAGGTGCTGTCGGTTGGCGGGACTGCACCGCAAAGCGTTCAAGATTTTATCCAGATCATTCAGCAACACGCCGAGCAAACCATAGCCTTACAAATCCGCCGTGGTGATAATGATGTAAGTATTAACGTAACTCCTCAGTCCAAAGATCTGGATGGCAAAACTGTTGGCAGCCTTGGGGCGAATGTGGGGGCTTATATGACCGATGCAGTGAGGGCGGAATTGGCCTTTACCCAGCGTTACGGGGTATTTGATGCTCTTTGGCTCGGGATGGTGAAAACCAAGCAGATGTCGGTCGTGACATTGAAACTGATGGGGCGTATGCTCACGGGCGAAGTGGCTTTGAAGAATATTAGTGGCCCTGTGACGATTGCTCAGTTTGCGGGGACAACAGCCTCCATTGGTTTGGGAGCGTTTTTAGGTTTCCTTGCGATTGTCAGTATTAGTTTAGGGGTGCTGAATTTGCTCCCCATTCCCATGTTGGATGGCGGACATTTAATGTATTACTTGGTTGAATGGGTGAAAGGTAGCCCGGTTTCAGCCGAAGTGGAAGCCGTTGGCTTGCGGATAGGAATGGCACTTATCGGTTGTTTGATGGTGCTTGCTTTGTATAACGATTTCATGCGGTTGATGAATTAA
- the lpxA gene encoding acyl-ACP--UDP-N-acetylglucosamine O-acyltransferase yields MSSELIHPTAIIHPGAQLDDGVEIGAYSVIGDNVRIGRGSKIASHVVIEGPTQIGVDNQVYPFASLGLAPQDKKFRGEPTELLIGNRNVIRECCTFNRGTVQDKGKTVIGDDNWIMAYVHIAHDCVIGNNTIFANNATLAGHVEIRDWVILGGFTLVHQFCVIGEHAFTGMGSSVSKDVPPFAMVSGAPAEPHSINLEGLKRRGFSKEAIQRIKETHRILYRQQLPVQDALAKIEAAYGEHEEIALLLAFCRHSQRGLIR; encoded by the coding sequence TTGAGCAGCGAATTAATTCATCCTACCGCGATTATTCATCCCGGTGCGCAACTGGATGATGGGGTAGAGATCGGTGCGTACAGTGTTATTGGCGATAATGTGCGCATCGGGCGTGGCTCGAAGATTGCTTCGCATGTGGTTATTGAAGGGCCGACACAAATCGGTGTGGACAATCAAGTTTACCCGTTTGCATCGTTGGGTTTGGCACCGCAGGACAAGAAGTTTCGTGGTGAACCCACCGAATTGCTGATTGGTAATCGCAATGTGATTCGCGAATGCTGTACCTTTAACCGTGGTACGGTGCAGGACAAGGGTAAGACCGTGATCGGTGATGATAACTGGATCATGGCCTACGTACATATTGCTCACGATTGCGTTATTGGTAACAACACGATTTTTGCCAATAACGCGACCTTAGCCGGTCATGTGGAAATTCGTGATTGGGTTATTTTGGGTGGTTTTACCTTGGTGCACCAGTTTTGTGTAATCGGCGAACATGCTTTCACTGGCATGGGTTCGTCGGTGAGTAAAGATGTGCCGCCGTTTGCAATGGTGTCTGGTGCACCGGCTGAACCGCACAGTATCAATCTGGAAGGGCTGAAACGCCGTGGTTTTAGTAAGGAAGCCATCCAGCGTATCAAAGAAACCCACCGTATCCTTTATCGTCAACAACTCCCCGTGCAGGACGCGCTCGCCAAGATCGAAGCGGCTTACGGTGAGCATGAAGAGATTGCGCTGTTACTGGCATTTTGCCGCCACAGCCAACGGGGATTGATCCGTTAA
- the bamA gene encoding outer membrane protein assembly factor BamA — MKKQTLGLSVASCLVVLSQTAWAAGFVVRDIEVNGLERVPAGTVLNYLPARVGQPFDDQQTSNAIKALFGTGLFDDVKVGRRGDVLVVNVVERPAIGEINLKGNRKIPSAKLMEVLKSRNVGKGDTLDKAALLSIQQELEEQYRAMGYYGVSVETTIEPLLRNRVAVNINVQEGATTRIKNVKIVGNQAFSEAVLLKQLESGPRGPFTIPFLSDRDKYSKDKLIGDLENLTSFYRDRGYLNFEITSTDVTMSPDKRDIFLTVGIQEGDQYRIRDVTVAGDLGLSKEQLGQLVKIRQGQVFSQKALEETRKNLEGKLGEQGFAAAKINAIPDFDQANKQVGITLSIETGRRIYVRRIDIRGANRTKDEVFRRELRQLESSQYSKEQIERSKVRLERLPYVEEASIEVEPVAGTEDQVDLIVKVKERSSNQFRVGAGYSQSQGVLFNVNLNQENFMGTGKQMDINVDNSKVNKNYSISYTNPYYTPDGISRGFSVFHNKYDAAAEDISSYASNRTGASVNYAIPLSEHDSVSVNVGAEQREIVLGSDPANEIKNYVTQNGSKYTQLPVTVSYVHDTRNRSIFPTEGQRHRVSLQANVPGSDLEYQKLSYEGSAYMPVTDDVTFAVKGKVGVANASGKTTEVPFFDRYYAGGIGSVRGYDQSSLAPRSASHKDQILGGDTMVAATAELQFPMPFAEDVKGLKMSTFVDAGNAYNRSTSTGDEKAIRYSAGIGAVWLSPIGPFEVSYAKPINSKTGDEEQKVQFSIGASF, encoded by the coding sequence ATGAAAAAACAGACACTTGGTTTATCCGTTGCAAGCTGTTTGGTGGTCTTGAGCCAGACCGCATGGGCAGCCGGTTTTGTGGTGCGTGATATTGAGGTGAATGGTTTGGAGCGTGTACCAGCGGGTACGGTGCTTAACTATTTGCCAGCACGTGTTGGTCAGCCTTTTGACGATCAGCAGACTAGCAACGCTATTAAAGCCTTGTTTGGTACCGGTTTGTTCGATGATGTAAAAGTCGGGCGGCGTGGTGACGTGTTAGTGGTTAACGTGGTGGAACGTCCTGCCATCGGTGAGATTAATCTCAAGGGTAACCGCAAAATTCCTTCCGCGAAACTCATGGAAGTGCTGAAATCACGTAATGTTGGTAAAGGCGATACCCTTGATAAAGCCGCGTTGTTGAGTATTCAGCAAGAACTGGAAGAACAGTACCGAGCAATGGGTTACTATGGGGTGAGCGTAGAAACCACCATTGAGCCGTTATTGCGTAATCGAGTTGCGGTCAATATCAATGTGCAGGAAGGTGCGACTACCCGCATTAAGAATGTCAAAATCGTTGGTAATCAAGCGTTTTCTGAAGCTGTGTTATTGAAGCAATTGGAGTCTGGACCGCGTGGGCCGTTTACGATTCCGTTTTTGAGTGATCGTGATAAATACTCTAAAGATAAGCTTATTGGCGATTTGGAAAACCTTACGTCCTTTTATCGTGACCGTGGTTATCTGAACTTTGAAATTACCTCGACTGATGTCACTATGTCACCGGATAAAAGGGATATTTTCCTGACGGTCGGGATTCAAGAAGGTGATCAATACCGTATTCGTGATGTCACGGTGGCTGGGGATTTAGGGCTGTCTAAAGAGCAGTTGGGACAGTTAGTTAAAATCCGCCAAGGCCAAGTGTTTTCCCAAAAAGCCTTGGAAGAAACCCGTAAGAATCTTGAAGGTAAATTGGGTGAGCAGGGTTTTGCAGCAGCAAAAATCAATGCGATTCCTGACTTCGACCAAGCTAATAAACAAGTTGGTATTACTTTATCCATTGAAACCGGTCGTCGTATTTATGTACGTCGTATCGATATTCGCGGAGCCAACCGTACTAAGGATGAAGTATTCCGTCGCGAATTGCGTCAGTTGGAAAGTTCGCAATACTCTAAAGAGCAGATTGAGCGTTCTAAAGTGCGTTTAGAACGTTTGCCGTATGTGGAAGAGGCTAGTATTGAAGTTGAACCTGTTGCAGGTACAGAAGATCAAGTTGACTTGATTGTGAAAGTCAAAGAACGCTCTTCCAACCAATTCCGTGTGGGTGCTGGGTATTCACAATCGCAAGGGGTGTTGTTTAACGTTAACCTGAACCAAGAAAATTTCATGGGTACGGGTAAACAAATGGATATTAACGTTGATAATAGCAAGGTTAATAAAAATTACAGCATTAGTTATACCAACCCGTATTACACTCCTGATGGTATCAGCCGTGGCTTTAGCGTATTCCATAATAAATACGACGCTGCGGCCGAAGATATTTCTAGCTACGCATCTAACCGCACAGGTGCATCTGTCAACTACGCGATTCCGTTGAGTGAACACGACTCGGTAAGTGTAAATGTGGGAGCGGAGCAGCGTGAAATTGTATTGGGTAGTGATCCCGCCAATGAAATCAAAAATTATGTAACTCAAAATGGCAGTAAATATACGCAGTTGCCGGTAACCGTGAGTTACGTACATGATACCCGTAACCGTTCCATTTTCCCAACGGAAGGTCAACGTCATCGAGTGTCTTTGCAGGCTAATGTGCCGGGCAGCGATTTGGAATATCAAAAGCTGAGTTACGAAGGTTCAGCTTATATGCCAGTCACCGATGACGTGACGTTTGCAGTGAAAGGCAAAGTGGGTGTTGCGAATGCGTCGGGTAAAACCACTGAAGTGCCGTTCTTTGACAGGTATTACGCAGGTGGTATTGGTTCGGTGCGTGGTTACGATCAAAGCAGCCTTGCGCCACGTAGTGCTAGCCATAAAGATCAGATTTTGGGTGGTGATACTATGGTGGCTGCCACCGCCGAATTGCAATTCCCCATGCCGTTTGCAGAAGATGTTAAGGGCTTGAAAATGAGTACTTTCGTGGATGCGGGTAATGCTTATAACCGCTCTACCAGTACCGGTGACGAGAAAGCGATTCGTTATTCTGCTGGGATTGGCGCGGTTTGGTTGTCTCCGATTGGTCCGTTTGAGGTTAGTTATGCTAAGCCGATTAATTCTAAAACCGGTGACGAAGAACAGAAAGTTCAGTTTAGCATCGGAGCTTCGTTCTAA